The Prunus persica cultivar Lovell chromosome G8, Prunus_persica_NCBIv2, whole genome shotgun sequence genome includes a region encoding these proteins:
- the LOC18766542 gene encoding probable carboxylesterase 12, with protein MSNEDLAHDFSPMIKVYKDGRVERLMGTERVPPSTHPENGVQSKDVVISQEPAISARIFIPKTSTHSPQTKLPLLIYFHGGGFCIESSSSPAYHSYVNTLVSEANVVAVSVDFRLAPEHPLPAAYNDSWAAIKWVASHFDGNGSEDWLNRFADFQRVFFAGDSAGANITHNMAVKLGCERLVGVKLVGIVLVHPYFWGTEPVGDELTTPAAARDYMVGVWRFACPSTSGSDDPLINPAKDQKLGKLGCEKVLVCVAEKDVLKDRGWHYSEILKKSGWNGAVEVIEAKGEGHVFHLFNPICDNAVALEKKIVSFLN; from the coding sequence ATGAGCAACGAAGACTTAGCCCATGATTTCTCTCCAATGATTAAAGTATACAAAGATGGTCGAGTTGAGAGACTCATGGGCACAGAAAGAGTTCCTCCATCAACACATCCAGAAAATGGCGTCCAATCGAAGGACGTTGTGATCTCACAAGAACCAGCCATATCTGCAAGAATTTTCATCCCCAAAACCAGCACACACTCACCCCAAACCAAACTCCCTCTTCTCATTTACTTTCATGGAGGCGGCTTCTGCATTGAAAGTTCATCTTCTCCAGCATATCACAGCTACGTCAACACCTTAGTCTCTGAGGCCAATGTTGTTGCCGTCTCGGTGGACTTCAGGCTTGCCCCAGAGCACCCTCTGCCAGCTGCTTACAATGATTCATGGGCTGCTATCAAATGGGTTGCTTCCCATTTTGATGGAAACGGCTCTGAAGATTGGCTAAATAGATTTGCAGATTTCCAGCGTGTGTTTTTCGCTGGGGACAGCGCTGGTGCTAATATAACACACAACATGGCTGTGAAATTGGGGTGTGAGAGATTGGTTGGTGTTAAGCTGGTTGGGATTGTTTTGGTGCATCCTTACTTTTGGGGCACAGAGCCAGTTGGGGATGAGTTAACTACTCCGGCAGCTGCAAGAGATTATATGGTTGGTGTGTGGCGTTTTGCTTGCCCTTCGACTAGTGGATCCGACGACCCTCTTATAAACCCGGCTAAGGATCAGAAATTGGGTAAATTGGGTTGTGAGAAAGTGCTGGTTTGTGTTGCTGAGAAAGATGTGTTGAAAGATAGAGGATGGCATTATAGTGAGATACTGAAAAAGAGTGGGTGGAATGGTGCTGTGGAGGTCATAGAAGCAAAGGGGGAGGGCCATGTGTTCCATTTGTTCAATCCAATTTGCGACAACGCTGTGGCCTTGGAGAAAAAGattgtttctttcttgaactag